agtctagtttcacattAAGGAAACAGTGAAAGCAAAATAATtctgtatcatgagatatttgaattcttgtgagacagagttggagtgattccagactcccctgtctcaaatttggaaaatcactagaaattgtaaaaaaataattatgagttaaaattcatattaatgaaatccataatgagtctactttcaggagaaagagacaggaacattatccgagtctcatactagaagataaataaattttagtgaagaaaggttgaagctgtcaaacaggaaaacaggggagactttgaataataaactgtacttattggctagaccaaaacttctgaaaattttatgataagaagagatatgagtctagtttttggaaaaattaacagatcttaatttttagttccgtagctccagatataaataatgtAATGACTATGACTCGGGAAAAATAGCTTAGCTGGAATTTGACTAAATAGAAAGAATATGAAATATAGCATGTTATCgcattacttattattttcatgcgagcttactaagcataaaccttactctctcctttccatttcttttagctttgtcaagtcagctcggggttgtagatcgtcgaaggcagcatcacactatcgagctaTTATCCTTGGAGTACTAGAATGTGTACGTGAAATGTTTTTATgcgagtggcatgtatagagacttagtttttctatgatgactgttgttgtgattagccagaggtattggtttatattgattttttgtttatacccatgagatatggcttataaagattttggcttgtaagcctatttatccatgatatgtgttaatgtcttgtgatgtggttatgtgattgtacttgttcactatgtatgagaagtatatgacatatgtacatgatgaatgccatTGAAATCGTGTATGAGTGTGTATGTAAagatgacaaaaaggcttggaaattagcctaagtcttgaccacacaggtagagacatggtcgtgtgtcttagtcgtgtggaggacacgacctctggccacgggtgtgtgccttggccgtgtgcccttaaacggttgctgacgtcataaataaagagttacacgggctgaggacacgggcgtatcccaagccacacggacgtgtgtgaccacacagcccaacccacacgggcatgtgactctccaaagctagaaaattggttaagttgcctaaagattttcaaagttctcggtttagtcccaaaccaccctgatgtatgttataggcttcgaaggcctgtataagggacaatatgcatgtgtttgaaaagttttaattttgggcgaaatttggtaacttgattttgtatgtttgtgaatgtttaagtccgataatgcctcgaacccttTCCCGGAGTTGGATAcgagtaagaggtgttacatttagtggtatcagagctatggtttagtcgattctcagactaacctagcatacgTATGagagtccagctatacatgccaccgatCCGTGAttgtgtgatgtctcccgacgtgtatgagagccactttgtttagacaaaggtactctccaaccgagctacaccgaccatgttgaatgtgatgctaaaatattcgaataaagtatagtcatgacaaactgaaacttggaaaggtatgaataaggattcatgaaatgtgtacatggtgaaatgagcttatctatgattaatagataattctatgatgtaaatggttgatttgcttgagtgaatgcatgtgtttagataacttatCAAAGATATAGATGGAATCAATATTCACGTAcgcttatataaaaaaatcatggttgataagctcgtatagcttaagtaaatgtgttaaattacTTAGACTGATTCATATGATTGTAACGATATGTCTAAATGATAGTGTACGAGGTAAAAGTATGGATTGTGATAAGCTTATCTGTGTTTGTTGGCCCATGTATGATATCATGTGCATGGCTTATATGATTAAATGAATAGATAAGTTATCCAGAAAACATGGaatgcatgcataattatacttgacaaaatgagataactggaaagtgggcattaaatcaatatgaatgttagttactcgaaatgaatgatatgattgagatatgattgctatgatgaaaactgtgttacatgtatatgtatatgagagttaagtcagaggccctacgaccccctcccccttaccaaagtggtgttttataatggaaattcTTGTGATTTATGTTGAACGAGTTTCCAGGTGAgtaaccaaagagttcaatgatggaatggttataagcatgattagagattgagaatgggttgataagtacagacatgagctagaaagatatcggattgaccGAAAGATTGTTTAACTTTCACAACATTGTAGTTAGCGAAAAAgattaattttggtaaaatgatcTATCCTgatatgatgtcgagaaatgtattgattgaaattccctcATGAACTGGTTTTCTTAGTGAGGGGAATATTATGAAATTTGAGACGgcagaaatagttaaaggaataatattCGAAATATGAGATGTCCAAGCTCATCATTAACTCTAATTTGCAAAGAAAATCATAAAAGTCTAAGAGTAACCATTGAATCATCCCATAAACCTTAATTCTTCTAACCCCAAACTCCAATGTGTTACAGTTCTAGAATGGTTGTATTAATGATAAAGCCTTACAACTGTTCATGGGAAAACGACACTAATGATAGGTTCGACTTGGTGTCCTTTTGTGAGACATGTGTTTGGACAGGGTTGGTggtgaaaatatttatatatatttatatattatatttttttaagtttatatattatatattatgaacttttatatatatttcaaaatattataggtttttatatatttttaattgtatatattttatatatttttaaaataataatctaaatttgatattttataaaaaaatttaaaatatataaacttactaaAAGTACATCTAGAATGAATTTAAATATATAGGCGTCTAGATTCAAATGTATCTAGACAGCCATTTGTCTAGATTCATTCTTGAAGTGAGAAAAAATATActtctttaattaatttatatatttttaaagactttttaatttatatccaccCGTGTCATACTGAGAAGTTACAAAGTATTACCATCAAATTAACCATCAATGTCGTATCAACACGAACTAATGATGTTAATGTCGTCAGGGTACTAACGTCGATGATGAAATATATACTTAGATACCAATTAGGTACTTTTGGACtaataaaagggttaaataatatattaacacaATTAAAACAGAttaatgtaattttataaaatattattatacactcatttTAATTACCTTAAATATTTTGgtcattcatttattttttaaaattaattttatttatttcaaaaagatGAATTTTTACAAGAAATTAAGTTATTCAAATGTGGTGATGAAATTCAAGTTTTTtacttaatcttttttttttaccaaatgcTGCATCCATTTAAATTTAAGGAAAAGAAATTACAAAATCTTTGTGCTTACCGGCAACTCATCCAATCAATCCAGTTTTAACCTCAAAATCTAAAACCAAACCTTATTACACAACTAAGAGAGCACAGCCATTACATCAGATGCTCTCAGAGCAATATAGTTACTACCATCATTGCCCTTGAAGTCATTCCCAGCATACTTTGAATACAGGACGGTGTTTCCAGGCGAGACCGATAGTGGCTTTAGGTTACCTTCCTCATCTAAAGTACCAGGTCCAACAGCTATCACCtgtttcatttaattcatgtatttAAGTAAATACATTTTGCAACACCACAGCACAAAGTTCTATGCCCTCCTCCAAAATACTTGATTAACTGTTACTCACCGTTCCAATGGAAGGTTTTTCTTTGCTTGCCTCGGTCAGCAACAAACCTCCGGCAGTTTTCTCCTCAGCTTCCGAAACCTGCAACGGTATTCAAACACACCACCGGGTGCCTTcataagtccatattaatatccaaccccttttttcttttttcatcaatTACTTCTCAATACACTATATCATCACCATTCACACGTGTGAGACTCACTGTCTTGTGAATGGTGATCAAAACTTCAACAGAACATTGCAATGGCAACTGAATATACAGATTTCGCAAGGATGCGAACCTTAATGAAAACTCTGTCGTTCAGAGGTTTAAGATCTTTTATGTCATCGGTTTCAAGAAGTCCAACAATGTCATCCTCTTTTAGGAGAAGATGATTTGCACCATTGAACTCGACCTCCGTCCCAGCATACTTGGAATATATGACCTGAGCACCAGTCTACACAACCATGGCATTGTTGAAGTATAATAGTGGAGCAACAAATGGAAATGAACTGAGAAGAATATCTGGTCCATGAAAACTCACCTTCACAGAACTTTCCGATTTCGTATTCCCAATTGTCTTCCCTTCACCAACAGCAACCACCTCACCTCCTTGAGGCTTTGATTGAGCAGTTGTTGGAAGCAAAATGCCACCCTCAGTCTTCTCCTCTGTTTCTTTGATCTTCACCAACACTCTGTCACCCAAGGGCTTAACTGAAGTGTACTGCATAGGGCAATAAGATCGTTTTATGTAAGCAGAAGCAGTGTACATACAAGGAGATGAATCCACGGAAACGATTGGCTTTGCTACACTAACTGTAGCaaattgatattatttttggAGTTCCAATAAGCCAACAGCAACCAATTCATGTCAGGTTTcatacatttaaaacatgtttaaaacaGAAAAAGCATTCAGAGTCGCCCCAAAAGGTCAAGTTTCGACAAGTGAAAATATTCAGCAAACAGGTAAACATGAATTGAAAACAATACCCAAAAAAAGCTAGTTTACTCAACAACAAAGCAGCGATAGCaccaataattattaaaaagaataaagtaATAAGAAGAAATACCTTAGGGGCAACAACCGTAGCTGCTTTAACAACCAAACCTCTGAAGGACCTGCTGGTCACAGCCCCAGGCTTTAATGTTCCAAAGGAAGAGAATTTGACGGTGGACAGCCTAAGCCCTTGTAATGAAGCCAAGTTCCTAGCTGATGCTGTCACTGACGACGCTGTTAGCTGAGATGTAGCCATTTCTGTattcaaatttcacaaaaatcattcCTGCAAATCAATGATTCTTAGGAATAAAAACCAATATATGTAAAAAGAAAATACCTTTGAGAAAGATTGAAAAGGATAAGGGGTTGTTTGGTTTGGTTGCTTGAAACTGGAGAAATCTTAAAAAGAAGATAAAACCCTAGTGTGTTAaaatgggttttatttatttgataagaGACTTCTAGAAAATTGATAATCACGCGCCTCACTCTCCAGTGAGTGGATTAGGAGTGAAACGGGTTAAGCCCAACAAGACACTAGGTTAAGGATATCCCACGCGCTTTCGAGGAACAAGATGAACAACACACAAAGAGCACCTAAAAACACAGACTTCTGGAAGGaggaaatgaaaattaaaattccataattttaaatttgcagATTTATCGTAAGTAGAGGCTGTAAAAACTATTGTGTTctttgattatattttaatttgatgttGGGGGTAAATTATATTCATCAACAGGTAAAAAAAACTTACATATTTTAACCTCAAAATAATTACATAAtcataattattgaaattattaagtaagacgtttataaaattattgatatatatttctttttaacaatcatattaattttttttacacaatatttaaaattaagtaacataattttttaaattttactaaaagTTAATGATTTTTATAGATGTTGTTTTAGGTTATATCTTTAGTTAAAGAAATGTTAGCCTTTTATCTAAATCGAAGAGAGATTAGTTACCCTCTAACAAGCACATTAAGAGAGTACACTAAGCATACTAAATAATTTTAGTGGCACTACTGGTTAGCTTCTAACAAGCACACCAAAAGAGCACACAAATACACTAAAGGATTTTGCAGAAAGTTAGAAACTAATATTGTTCAAACTTTAATTTTTGGGACTCTTGGGAGGTCTCTTTTATAACAATTAAGCCCTtaagattgattaaaataaacgATCAAAATCGCTTATATAATTATATACAAGGCTAGATCTTTTTAGAGTTTCTGGAATGTTCTATTTGATTATATaagattttgata
This window of the Gossypium hirsutum isolate 1008001.06 chromosome A09, Gossypium_hirsutum_v2.1, whole genome shotgun sequence genome carries:
- the LOC107943848 gene encoding 20 kDa chaperonin, chloroplastic-like, with amino-acid sequence MATSQLTASSVTASARNLASLQGLRLSTVKFSSFGTLKPGAVTSRSFRGLVVKAATVVAPKYTSVKPLGDRVLVKIKETEEKTEGGILLPTTAQSKPQGGEVVAVGEGKTIGNTKSESSVKTGAQVIYSKYAGTEVEFNGANHLLLKEDDIVGLLETDDIKDLKPLNDRVFIKVSEAEEKTAGGLLLTEASKEKPSIGTVIAVGPGTLDEEGNLKPLSVSPGNTVLYSKYAGNDFKGNDGSNYIALRASDVMAVLS